One stretch of Candidatus Bathyarchaeia archaeon DNA includes these proteins:
- a CDS encoding ComEA family DNA-binding protein gives MSRIVKPEETSENTSKKVLRFLNAATTSEEIANAIEVPGERDVDLKIAQRILDTKTKSGPFTTLTEVADIPLIGPKRFSAIVDQIGTMQEGVEKQRTQFKTLIAANPNYFGNMTSKLVAEKFKPIVPMATNTKYEEIVCVGLYPEDNVLEAVIKVKLPNGYLGPLCAQGSKEYVSFYIDYNDGAGFELAGATAEVNVHDLSSVDGEHIYYAVRTSFTPKKQHFCNSPQIVKVRAILSWQTIPTGPNYPPAWGNVVECWVQIKPYKTLILALPEFTKTENMVFVGDKLEVKAMIEKSIAAEEMMKKEGKIEAERANFKELITKNPNYFGSISKSQEKSPLMKAVKSMPSSTVKDLLPKLVVNPDLLIPVVLVDPKVKYEELKCVGLYPEGDLLEAIIELKLPSGFNGDLCTLGSQEYVAFYIDWGTGYQYVNTASVAVHDIPKAADKHLFYAVKATIPKEIIESKLEECTTENVVKVKAILSWNADPTPYGHTYTPAWGNVLEKQIQIRPLNGASAECKLEIVSGIHVDDIAQVGTQKGLAIKIYAGDTVPGTYDRPFGGLVAVWANINLYQVEYYRFRYSEDNGLTWKNVMDKRTARSIFGYSIKRGPDADGWFSRAEYEDDLDNYSLTSLAQWNTAGKNGNYLLKLELANGAHTLLKSSEVHLVIDNVQPKLFTFGGTPTPLPAKGVVIKDTAGNYRKCGTFTGPEPIVIYGNFSDDYFRNYSLTVFGGNINVSGVGIGSGTYDPPTSTTNETGVIGAADGGMGQELMQLNLCGVTQSPAKVKCAYGVKLGIWTRTIVGYMSGYQFDTTSQHQEAFVTFDWDPSGCPT, from the coding sequence ATGTCAAGAATTGTTAAACCAGAAGAAACATCAGAAAATACATCGAAGAAAGTCTTGCGCTTTCTAAACGCTGCAACCACAAGCGAAGAAATTGCAAACGCAATTGAAGTACCCGGTGAAAGAGACGTTGACCTAAAAATTGCTCAACGCATCTTGGACACCAAAACAAAAAGCGGTCCATTCACCACATTGACAGAAGTAGCCGACATCCCCCTGATAGGCCCAAAACGTTTCAGCGCAATAGTCGACCAAATTGGCACGATGCAGGAAGGGGTAGAAAAACAGAGAACACAATTCAAAACCCTAATCGCCGCCAACCCAAACTACTTCGGAAACATGACCAGCAAGCTGGTAGCCGAAAAATTCAAGCCGATAGTTCCAATGGCAACAAACACGAAATATGAAGAAATTGTCTGCGTAGGCTTATACCCCGAAGACAACGTTTTGGAAGCTGTAATCAAAGTCAAATTACCTAACGGCTACCTCGGACCTTTATGCGCCCAAGGGAGCAAAGAATACGTATCATTCTACATTGACTACAACGACGGCGCAGGCTTCGAGTTAGCAGGCGCAACCGCAGAAGTAAACGTCCATGACCTCTCATCAGTTGACGGTGAACACATCTATTATGCTGTAAGAACCTCATTCACACCCAAAAAACAACACTTCTGCAATTCTCCCCAAATCGTAAAAGTGCGCGCAATTCTTTCATGGCAAACAATTCCCACAGGACCCAACTACCCGCCAGCATGGGGCAACGTGGTGGAATGCTGGGTACAAATCAAACCATATAAAACACTAATCCTTGCCCTACCCGAATTCACGAAAACAGAAAACATGGTTTTCGTCGGCGACAAACTCGAAGTCAAAGCCATGATTGAAAAATCAATAGCCGCCGAAGAGATGATGAAGAAAGAAGGCAAAATTGAAGCAGAACGCGCTAACTTCAAAGAACTTATCACCAAGAACCCCAACTATTTCGGTTCCATCAGTAAATCGCAAGAAAAATCGCCACTCATGAAAGCAGTAAAATCAATGCCGTCTTCAACCGTCAAAGATTTGCTACCCAAACTTGTAGTAAATCCCGACCTGCTCATTCCAGTAGTCCTGGTTGACCCCAAAGTAAAGTATGAAGAGCTTAAATGCGTGGGCCTTTACCCAGAAGGCGACCTCTTAGAAGCCATAATCGAACTGAAGCTGCCCTCAGGATTCAACGGTGACCTCTGCACGTTAGGCAGCCAAGAATACGTGGCATTCTACATCGACTGGGGCACAGGCTATCAATACGTCAACACCGCATCCGTAGCCGTCCACGATATCCCTAAAGCTGCAGACAAACACTTGTTCTACGCTGTCAAAGCCACCATTCCAAAAGAAATAATTGAATCAAAGCTTGAGGAATGCACAACTGAAAACGTAGTCAAAGTAAAAGCCATCCTGTCGTGGAATGCTGACCCCACACCTTATGGGCACACCTACACGCCAGCGTGGGGTAACGTGCTTGAGAAACAAATCCAGATCAGACCACTAAACGGTGCGAGCGCCGAATGCAAACTTGAAATTGTAAGCGGGATACACGTCGACGACATCGCACAGGTTGGAACCCAAAAAGGCTTAGCCATTAAGATTTATGCAGGCGACACTGTTCCAGGAACCTATGACCGCCCATTTGGTGGGTTGGTTGCGGTTTGGGCAAACATAAACCTCTACCAAGTCGAATACTATCGATTCAGATACAGCGAAGATAATGGTCTAACATGGAAAAACGTTATGGACAAACGAACCGCAAGAAGCATTTTCGGTTACAGCATCAAACGCGGTCCTGACGCGGATGGATGGTTTAGCAGAGCTGAATATGAAGACGACCTTGACAACTACAGTCTCACATCACTTGCGCAGTGGAACACAGCTGGCAAAAACGGAAACTATCTTCTCAAGTTGGAATTAGCAAACGGGGCACATACATTACTTAAGAGCAGCGAAGTGCACCTCGTCATCGACAATGTACAACCAAAACTGTTCACTTTTGGAGGAACCCCCACACCCTTACCAGCCAAAGGCGTAGTTATAAAAGATACAGCAGGCAACTATCGGAAATGCGGAACATTTACGGGACCAGAGCCTATTGTCATCTATGGCAACTTCAGCGACGACTACTTCAGAAACTACTCCCTGACAGTTTTCGGCGGAAACATCAACGTTTCAGGTGTCGGAATCGGTTCTGGAACATACGACCCCCCGACGAGCACAACCAACGAAACTGGGGTAATTGGAGCTGCTGACGGCGGAATGGGACAAGAACTGATGCAACTTAACCTCTGTGGAGTAACTCAATCTCCTGCAAAAGTCAAATGTGCCTACGGTGTGAAGCTTGGAATTTGGACGCGAACTATCGTAGGTTACATGAGCGGATACCAGTTCGACACCACAAGCCAACACCAAGAGGCATTCGTTACTTTCGACTGGGACCCCTCCGGCTGCCCAACATAA
- the lsrF gene encoding 3-hydroxy-5-phosphonooxypentane-2,4-dione thiolase: protein MDWGMKNRLSQLIQKDGKALFLPIDHGYFQGPTHCLEKPAETIKPLWQYADALMLTRGVLRNCIDPAISKPIIMRVSGAVSVVGDMTAESIVTSVKEVIRLNASAVSMSVFVGTGGENKSLTNLGKLVDECEDYGIPTMAVTSVGRELEKREARYLALVARISAEIGARVVKTYYCKENFEKVVDGCPVPIVIAGGPKTETQKEVFDFVYDGMQKGAIGVNLGRNIWQTAHPAAAMRAIQAIIHKNYNANEANDLYEQVIAGKA, encoded by the coding sequence ATGGATTGGGGAATGAAAAACCGCTTATCACAACTCATTCAGAAAGACGGCAAAGCCCTCTTTTTGCCCATTGACCACGGATACTTCCAGGGTCCAACTCACTGTCTGGAAAAACCCGCCGAAACCATAAAGCCGCTCTGGCAATACGCAGACGCCTTAATGCTAACCCGCGGCGTGCTCAGGAACTGCATTGACCCCGCAATCTCAAAACCAATTATAATGCGCGTGTCAGGCGCAGTCAGCGTAGTAGGCGACATGACCGCCGAAAGCATAGTCACATCCGTCAAAGAAGTCATTCGGCTCAACGCCTCCGCAGTTTCCATGTCCGTTTTTGTGGGAACAGGCGGCGAAAACAAAAGCCTAACCAACCTTGGCAAACTGGTGGATGAATGCGAAGACTACGGCATACCCACCATGGCGGTAACCTCGGTTGGGCGTGAACTGGAAAAACGGGAAGCCCGATACTTGGCGTTGGTGGCAAGAATCTCCGCTGAAATCGGCGCCCGCGTCGTTAAAACCTACTACTGCAAAGAAAACTTTGAAAAAGTCGTCGACGGCTGCCCTGTACCCATCGTTATCGCTGGCGGACCCAAAACGGAAACCCAGAAAGAAGTTTTTGACTTCGTTTATGACGGCATGCAAAAAGGCGCCATAGGCGTGAACCTCGGCCGAAACATCTGGCAAACCGCCCACCCCGCTGCGGCGATGCGCGCCATCCAAGCCATCATACACAAAAACTACAACGCCAACGAAGCCAACGACCTCTACGAGCAGGTTATCGCAGGAAAAGCATAA
- a CDS encoding zinc-dependent dehydrogenase, protein MLVAMYYNNKDVRIQEMPKPTIGDDEFLLKVMASGICGSDVTEWYRVPRAPKVLGHEATGVIEETGKNVTKYKMGDRVFVSHHVPCNTCRYCQRGHHTACETLHTTNYYPGGFAQYIRVPKINVENGVYPLPSDMSFEEGTFIEPLACVVRGQRLAGLKKDDTALIIGGGLAGILHTQLAKANGVQNVVVSDINPFRLTQAEKFGANHTINTKENVPQKLKEANNGRLADQVIVCTGATPAALTALQCVDKGGSILFFAVPDPTVRIPVPITDFWRNEITMRTSYGAAPEDLEASLGLLSHQKLNVQDMITHRLPLTEAAEGFRLVATAGESLKVILQPNNP, encoded by the coding sequence ATGCTTGTTGCCATGTACTACAACAACAAAGATGTCCGCATACAAGAAATGCCAAAACCCACAATCGGCGACGATGAATTTCTCCTCAAAGTCATGGCGTCAGGCATCTGCGGAAGCGACGTCACCGAATGGTACCGCGTCCCCAGAGCCCCCAAAGTGTTGGGGCATGAAGCAACAGGCGTCATTGAAGAGACGGGAAAAAACGTCACCAAATACAAGATGGGCGACCGCGTCTTTGTCTCGCATCACGTGCCCTGCAACACGTGCCGTTACTGCCAACGTGGACATCACACCGCATGCGAAACACTACACACAACCAACTACTACCCGGGCGGCTTTGCGCAGTATATTAGGGTGCCAAAAATCAATGTGGAAAACGGCGTATACCCCTTGCCCAGCGACATGTCATTTGAGGAAGGCACCTTCATTGAGCCACTAGCTTGCGTGGTTAGGGGACAGCGGCTCGCGGGGCTTAAAAAAGATGACACTGCATTGATAATCGGTGGCGGTTTAGCAGGAATTCTTCATACACAGTTGGCTAAGGCAAATGGCGTGCAAAACGTCGTGGTTTCCGACATTAACCCGTTTCGGTTAACCCAAGCCGAAAAATTCGGCGCAAACCACACGATAAACACCAAAGAAAATGTCCCCCAAAAACTCAAAGAAGCAAACAATGGGCGCCTAGCTGACCAAGTTATTGTTTGCACTGGAGCAACACCCGCGGCTTTAACGGCGTTGCAGTGTGTGGATAAAGGCGGCTCCATCCTGTTCTTTGCTGTACCCGACCCCACCGTGCGCATTCCCGTGCCCATCACGGACTTTTGGCGCAACGAAATCACCATGCGAACCAGCTACGGCGCTGCCCCAGAAGATTTGGAGGCATCGTTAGGGTTGCTTTCGCACCAGAAGTTAAATGTACAGGACATGATTACCCACAGACTGCCTTTGACGGAGGCAGCGGAAGGATTTAGGCTGGTAGCTACTGCAGGGGAATCACTGAAAGTGATTTTGCAACCCAACAATCCATAG
- a CDS encoding HD domain-containing protein: protein MSYTFNIPYRDNPKLQQVMDSVKQNRKLHTYWRCSNVMAIDRLGYTDHGPTHVKIVSNLALKLLRILIGRQVTPSIVKDYGMRNEDAEVVVVLGSIFHDLGMVVIRNHHEMYSGLLALEFLEACLKPAYTEEEAAILTSEVLHAIVSHERPYLPNNNPLTLEAGIVGIADALDMEAGRARIPFSAGKVDIHAVSALSIEKVEILENESPDAKPITIKISMSNSAGVFQIDELLKPRIETSGLQKYFHVVAEITGEKEQKIVERFEI, encoded by the coding sequence ATGTCTTACACTTTTAACATACCCTACAGAGATAACCCTAAGCTTCAGCAAGTTATGGATTCGGTTAAGCAAAACCGTAAACTGCACACTTACTGGCGGTGCAGCAATGTAATGGCTATTGACCGCTTGGGCTACACTGACCATGGACCCACCCACGTAAAAATCGTCTCAAACTTAGCGTTGAAGCTTTTGCGTATCCTCATCGGCAGGCAGGTAACGCCCAGCATCGTTAAAGACTACGGCATGCGAAACGAGGATGCGGAGGTTGTGGTGGTTTTAGGCTCCATCTTTCACGACTTAGGCATGGTGGTCATTCGGAACCACCACGAGATGTACAGTGGCTTGTTGGCGCTGGAATTTCTTGAAGCATGCCTCAAACCCGCATACACCGAAGAAGAAGCCGCCATACTCACTTCCGAAGTTCTCCACGCCATTGTTTCGCATGAACGCCCCTATTTGCCCAACAATAACCCGTTAACATTGGAGGCAGGCATCGTGGGCATCGCAGACGCCTTAGACATGGAGGCTGGACGCGCCCGCATCCCGTTCAGCGCAGGGAAAGTGGACATTCACGCCGTTTCTGCTCTAAGCATCGAAAAAGTCGAAATCCTAGAAAACGAGTCCCCCGACGCTAAGCCAATCACTATAAAAATCAGCATGTCCAACTCTGCCGGGGTTTTTCAGATAGATGAGCTGCTTAAGCCGCGCATCGAAACCTCAGGGCTGCAGAAGTATTTTCATGTGGTGGCTGAAATCACCGGCGAGAAAGAGCAGAAAATTGTGGAACGGTTCGAAATCTAA
- a CDS encoding GYD domain-containing protein, giving the protein MPFYLVQLSYTNIAWNTLIKEPQNRLELVRPAIENLGGKVEFAFLSFGEFDVVALFELPNNVDAAVVSMLFMAGGAPRQVKITPLMTWDEGVQAMKKAKKATYTPPKKNPMLDRTSD; this is encoded by the coding sequence ATGCCCTTCTACTTGGTGCAGTTATCTTACACTAACATTGCTTGGAACACCCTAATCAAAGAGCCCCAAAACCGGCTTGAGCTTGTTCGTCCCGCAATTGAGAATTTGGGTGGCAAAGTTGAGTTCGCTTTTCTCTCGTTTGGTGAGTTTGATGTGGTTGCGTTGTTTGAGTTGCCAAACAATGTGGATGCGGCGGTGGTTTCTATGCTGTTCATGGCTGGCGGTGCCCCCAGGCAAGTAAAGATTACGCCGCTTATGACCTGGGACGAAGGCGTTCAAGCAATGAAGAAAGCCAAAAAAGCCACCTATACGCCTCCTAAAAAGAATCCGATGCTTGACCGCACCTCAGATTAA
- the eif1A gene encoding translation initiation factor eIF-1A, with protein sequence MGKKKVLNEGNLNEMVYPSQGELLGVVTKLLGFDRIMVKCQDGKERLCRIRGKMKRRVWIREGDVVLVSPWDFQTDTRGDVTWRYTHGQAEILRRKGFLTV encoded by the coding sequence ATGGGTAAGAAAAAAGTGTTAAACGAAGGAAACCTCAACGAAATGGTTTACCCTTCACAAGGCGAATTGCTAGGTGTAGTTACGAAGTTACTGGGCTTTGACCGCATCATGGTCAAATGCCAAGACGGCAAAGAGCGCTTATGCCGCATCAGAGGAAAAATGAAACGCAGAGTCTGGATACGCGAAGGCGACGTGGTTTTAGTTTCGCCGTGGGACTTCCAAACCGACACACGCGGTGACGTTACATGGCGTTACACTCACGGGCAAGCAGAAATTCTGCGCCGAAAAGGCTTCCTCACCGTTTAA
- a CDS encoding serine protein kinase RIO has protein sequence MSKARERITRQEKRIERRDRMLVHDFSNERATIEEVFDQSTRMVLYRFLTSGILHEVNGVVSAGKEARVYWGKTKTGEERAVKIYLTSSAEFKKGMLMYIEGDYRFRNVKRDTRSLISTWAQKEFRNLDAAEKAKIRVPKPIAVERNVVIMEFLGKDGVSAPSLKEQSPKDPQKTYKQVITFMKRLYRKAELIHGDLSEYNLMIWKGKLVMFDMSQSVPTTHPLASSLLNRDINNVNRFFKRQGVEVLSNEEVYKQVTGKNVKS, from the coding sequence ATGTCAAAAGCCCGCGAAAGAATCACCCGCCAAGAAAAAAGAATCGAACGCCGAGACCGCATGCTCGTCCACGACTTCAGCAACGAACGCGCAACCATCGAAGAAGTTTTTGACCAATCCACACGGATGGTTCTGTACCGGTTTCTCACCAGCGGCATCCTGCACGAAGTGAACGGTGTGGTGAGCGCGGGAAAAGAAGCGCGGGTTTACTGGGGCAAAACTAAAACTGGGGAAGAGCGGGCAGTCAAAATCTACTTGACTTCGTCTGCGGAGTTTAAGAAGGGCATGCTCATGTACATTGAAGGGGACTATCGTTTTCGAAATGTCAAGCGGGACACACGCTCGCTGATTTCGACGTGGGCACAGAAGGAGTTTCGGAACTTGGATGCAGCCGAGAAAGCAAAGATTCGGGTGCCCAAACCCATCGCTGTCGAGCGAAACGTGGTTATTATGGAGTTTCTTGGGAAAGACGGCGTTAGTGCCCCTTCGCTTAAGGAGCAGTCGCCAAAAGACCCCCAGAAAACATACAAGCAAGTGATAACATTCATGAAGCGGCTGTACCGTAAAGCCGAGCTCATCCACGGGGATTTAAGCGAGTACAACCTGATGATTTGGAAAGGAAAACTGGTTATGTTTGACATGTCCCAGTCTGTGCCCACAACTCACCCACTCGCAAGCTCTCTTTTAAACCGAGACATAAATAACGTGAATAGGTTCTTTAAGCGCCAAGGCGTAGAAGTTCTGTCAAACGAAGAAGTTTACAAACAGGTTACAGGTAAAAATGTCAAATCTTAA
- a CDS encoding pre-rRNA-processing protein PNO1: MSNLNSFVRIPKERVGVLVGPEGTVKRDIEERLQVKLEIASEDGGVTIKLDEQAPDPSLILRAKDVVTAIGRGFAPDQAFRLIRNEDAIFDFVDLRTIFGRSDSDIRRVKSRIIGMNGKTRRTIEELTEADVVVYGHTVGFIGDFSEIEVVRHAVQMIIQGSEHHTVYNYLQKKRRELKKEKLELWERKEE; encoded by the coding sequence ATGTCAAATCTTAATTCATTTGTACGAATACCCAAAGAACGTGTCGGCGTACTCGTTGGCCCTGAAGGCACCGTGAAACGCGACATTGAAGAACGGTTACAAGTTAAACTAGAAATTGCCAGCGAGGATGGCGGGGTGACAATCAAGCTTGACGAACAAGCCCCTGATCCATCGTTGATTTTACGAGCAAAAGACGTAGTTACAGCAATCGGCAGAGGCTTTGCGCCTGACCAAGCATTTCGCCTCATCCGTAATGAAGATGCCATCTTTGACTTTGTTGATTTACGGACGATTTTCGGCAGGTCCGACTCGGATATTCGACGTGTAAAAAGCCGCATAATAGGCATGAACGGCAAAACCCGACGCACCATCGAGGAACTAACAGAAGCGGATGTGGTGGTTTACGGGCACACAGTCGGCTTCATCGGCGACTTCAGCGAAATTGAAGTGGTAAGGCACGCGGTTCAGATGATTATTCAAGGCAGCGAACATCACACCGTCTACAATTACCTACAAAAGAAACGCCGCGAACTCAAAAAAGAAAAACTCGAACTCTGGGAAAGAAAAGAAGAATAA
- a CDS encoding PQQ-binding-like beta-propeller repeat protein: MKIFRNKLLAAAIALLLTLTITGALVALPITAAHDPPLSIPAWCYAGVSPRTVGVNQQALIVFWCNWVPPTAAEDSRYGDRWVFNVDVTAPDGTTETLGPFDSDPVGGSYTTYTPTQIGTYAIVVQMPAYTITGLPSASGVPINDPSLNDVYGPATSEPVYLTVQEDPVTGWYENPAPTSYWTRPINSANRDWSSIAGNWLGGDAQSIAPGCSAYVTSMFTPNEVYGHGIATESAHILWTMPYYAGGIMDQWFGDTGYATSHYQGINLGNPIIIQGKLILDWRNTAHSTSGWLVIDLYTGELLSFENSTKPAFGQIYNYESPNQHGGFPYLWRTSGVTLPENNTSELGKQTWEMLDGYTLQSVAKVANVSAGGTGVYGIDGSILRYSLNTIDGVQYLQVWNSSAIPSMLGGSTGTNYWQWRPMGGAFGGDAKPLGYYVHDGNQGWSLNVTITPAMKGSLLTVRQDDFVIGGTAGKNNGTYIEEGNLWCLSLKPGEEGTLLWNKTFTPPQSVPDLAAGSGLTSYGVGLGEVDPEDGVFLFEERMTLQRWGYSLDTMQLLWGPTQPEEAFNFYGLSETIYEGKLLSYGYGGQLRAYDLTTGDILWTYNATTVGDESPYAGNYPIGIACIADGKIYTVSSEHSPTQPLWRGPNLRCVDAETGEEVWSILFWGGRMSPTEPNVYIADGIVVGLNYYDMSIYAFGKGPSATTVTASPKVSTFGNNVLVEGAVTDQSPAGRRNTNGILDFTLKDTPAISDESMAAWMEYMFMQQPMPANAMGVEVKLETLDPNGNFYEIGTTTSDASGYYSYAFTPEVPGTYTIIATFEGSNSYYSSFAETAINVQEAPKASPTAISPIPTAPSQTPSPSPTLPVQTSSSSPSTAVVPPTSALPTTTYLAIAAAAVVIVVAALALVLRRRNK; this comes from the coding sequence ATGAAAATTTTTAGAAATAAACTATTAGCTGCCGCAATTGCTTTACTACTAACGTTGACTATCACTGGTGCACTTGTAGCTTTGCCAATAACAGCCGCTCACGACCCGCCATTGAGCATTCCCGCTTGGTGCTATGCCGGTGTTTCACCACGAACCGTAGGCGTGAACCAACAAGCTTTAATCGTCTTTTGGTGCAACTGGGTTCCCCCCACCGCTGCTGAAGACAGCAGATACGGTGACCGATGGGTCTTTAACGTGGACGTAACTGCACCTGACGGAACAACCGAAACGCTAGGACCATTTGATTCTGACCCCGTAGGCGGCTCATACACCACATACACACCCACCCAAATAGGCACCTACGCAATCGTAGTTCAGATGCCTGCGTACACCATAACGGGTCTTCCCAGTGCCTCCGGAGTTCCCATCAATGACCCAAGCCTCAACGACGTCTACGGACCCGCCACAAGCGAACCCGTATACCTTACCGTACAAGAAGACCCAGTTACAGGCTGGTACGAAAATCCCGCTCCCACCAGCTACTGGACCCGCCCGATAAACAGCGCAAATAGGGACTGGTCCTCCATTGCCGGGAACTGGCTAGGCGGTGACGCGCAAAGCATCGCACCCGGATGCAGCGCCTACGTGACCAGCATGTTTACCCCAAATGAGGTCTATGGGCATGGTATAGCCACTGAAAGCGCTCACATACTGTGGACAATGCCCTATTACGCTGGAGGCATTATGGACCAATGGTTTGGCGACACCGGTTATGCAACCTCGCATTATCAAGGCATCAACTTAGGCAATCCCATAATTATCCAAGGAAAACTTATCCTCGACTGGCGCAACACCGCCCACTCCACAAGCGGCTGGTTAGTCATTGACCTGTACACAGGCGAGCTGTTGTCTTTCGAAAACAGCACGAAACCCGCATTTGGGCAGATCTACAATTATGAGTCACCAAACCAGCACGGAGGCTTCCCCTACTTGTGGAGAACATCTGGTGTCACTCTACCTGAGAATAATACCTCCGAGCTGGGAAAGCAGACTTGGGAGATGCTTGATGGATATACTTTGCAGTCTGTGGCAAAAGTAGCTAATGTTTCTGCTGGCGGTACCGGAGTCTACGGCATAGACGGTAGCATATTGCGTTACAGCCTTAACACAATCGACGGAGTACAATACTTGCAAGTGTGGAATTCCTCTGCAATACCCTCCATGCTTGGGGGTTCAACTGGAACCAACTACTGGCAATGGAGACCTATGGGAGGCGCCTTCGGTGGCGACGCTAAACCTCTTGGATACTATGTTCACGATGGTAACCAAGGCTGGTCACTAAACGTGACAATCACACCCGCAATGAAGGGAAGCTTACTAACGGTTCGTCAAGACGACTTTGTAATCGGTGGAACTGCTGGCAAGAACAACGGCACCTACATTGAAGAAGGTAACCTGTGGTGTTTAAGCCTCAAACCCGGTGAAGAGGGCACACTGCTGTGGAACAAAACCTTTACGCCACCCCAATCCGTACCCGACTTAGCTGCAGGCAGCGGCTTAACAAGCTACGGCGTAGGTCTAGGAGAGGTAGACCCCGAAGATGGTGTTTTTCTCTTTGAAGAACGAATGACATTGCAGCGGTGGGGCTACAGCCTTGATACAATGCAGCTCCTTTGGGGTCCAACTCAACCCGAGGAAGCCTTCAACTTTTACGGTTTGAGTGAGACCATCTATGAAGGAAAACTGCTTTCCTATGGCTACGGCGGACAATTAAGAGCTTATGACCTTACGACCGGAGACATCCTATGGACCTACAACGCCACAACAGTCGGCGACGAATCCCCCTATGCTGGCAACTATCCAATCGGCATTGCCTGTATTGCTGACGGAAAAATCTACACTGTCTCAAGCGAGCACTCTCCTACGCAGCCACTGTGGCGTGGACCAAACTTACGTTGTGTCGATGCAGAGACTGGAGAAGAAGTATGGAGTATACTCTTCTGGGGCGGCAGGATGTCCCCTACTGAGCCAAACGTGTACATCGCAGATGGCATTGTCGTGGGTTTGAATTACTACGACATGTCGATATACGCGTTCGGCAAGGGACCTAGCGCCACCACAGTTACCGCTTCACCAAAGGTTTCAACATTCGGAAATAACGTATTAGTGGAAGGCGCAGTCACTGACCAGTCACCCGCGGGAAGGCGTAATACCAACGGCATTTTAGACTTCACCCTCAAGGACACGCCGGCGATATCTGACGAAAGCATGGCAGCATGGATGGAATATATGTTTATGCAGCAACCGATGCCCGCAAATGCGATGGGCGTGGAAGTAAAGCTGGAAACACTTGACCCTAACGGCAACTTTTACGAAATTGGCACAACCACCAGCGATGCAAGCGGTTACTACTCATATGCATTCACACCTGAAGTCCCAGGCACCTACACCATAATCGCTACTTTCGAAGGCTCCAACTCATACTACAGCTCATTTGCGGAAACCGCCATAAACGTGCAAGAAGCACCCAAAGCCTCACCTACGGCTATTTCGCCTATACCTACCGCGCCTTCACAGACCCCCTCTCCATCTCCTACGTTACCAGTGCAGACCTCCTCTTCTTCACCGTCAACCGCTGTTGTTCCCCCAACTAGCGCATTGCCCACCACAACATATCTAGCCATAGCAGCAGCCGCCGTTGTAATAGTTGTAGCCGCATTAGCTCTTGTCCTAAGAAGACGCAACAAATAG
- a CDS encoding DUF190 domain-containing protein codes for MQKMWNLTIRIKKNDELCGKRLETLIMDLLRKAGIAGATAWTGVDGFGKRGKSTLHLEGVTVNMPLIIEVVDEQEKLEPLLPELKRLVDDNGIISINEVYVF; via the coding sequence ATGCAGAAAATGTGGAACCTAACCATACGTATAAAAAAGAACGACGAACTATGTGGCAAACGCTTAGAAACCCTCATCATGGACCTGCTCAGAAAAGCGGGCATTGCAGGAGCCACTGCTTGGACTGGCGTGGACGGGTTTGGCAAACGCGGCAAAAGCACATTGCATTTGGAAGGCGTCACCGTGAACATGCCCCTAATTATAGAGGTTGTTGACGAGCAGGAGAAACTGGAGCCACTGCTGCCAGAGCTGAAACGACTCGTGGATGACAACGGCATCATAAGCATAAACGAAGTCTACGTCTTCTAA
- the crcB gene encoding fluoride efflux transporter CrcB, whose amino-acid sequence MGTKTQLIEIGLLAAGAVLGALLRYQITETPILFGALKVNVLLVNILGSFILGAFSVAALALNFDAKYSLMVAVGFCGSLTTMSSFALETSNLLDNNSLYLAAVNILANVGLSLGAVIGGRTIATIILEGLLR is encoded by the coding sequence GTGGGCACAAAAACGCAACTGATAGAAATCGGATTACTGGCGGCAGGCGCAGTGCTGGGTGCACTTTTACGGTACCAAATCACCGAAACCCCAATCCTGTTTGGCGCATTAAAAGTCAACGTTTTGCTCGTGAACATTTTGGGTAGCTTCATTTTAGGTGCTTTCTCAGTGGCTGCTTTGGCGTTAAACTTTGACGCAAAATACTCCCTGATGGTTGCCGTGGGCTTCTGTGGCTCCTTGACCACGATGTCCTCGTTTGCGTTGGAAACCAGCAACCTGCTGGACAACAACAGTTTATACCTTGCAGCAGTCAACATTCTTGCAAACGTGGGCTTGTCGCTTGGCGCAGTCATTGGCGGCAGAACCATAGCTACAATCATTCTGGAGGGCTTGCTGCGTTGA